The following are from one region of the Desulfuromonas acetexigens genome:
- a CDS encoding YceH family protein, which translates to MTNQLNQDEVRVLGCFIEKEMTTPEYYPLTLNALTTACNQKSNRDPVVAFDETTVVRALDRLRHLGLAMQAGDGGRVPRYKHALSVKLYLEPEELAVLAELMLRGPQTLGELRARADRMHSLKSLEEVEIILKHLAERKEPLVMQMPRQPGRKECRYAQLFSGVPEISDEPAAPAPETATLRVRAENERLAALEAEVAALRAELESIKGQIEEFRAQFE; encoded by the coding sequence ATGACCAACCAGCTCAACCAAGACGAAGTGCGGGTACTCGGCTGTTTCATCGAAAAAGAGATGACCACCCCCGAGTATTATCCCCTGACCCTCAATGCCCTGACCACCGCCTGCAACCAGAAGTCGAACCGCGATCCGGTGGTCGCTTTCGACGAAACGACCGTGGTCCGCGCCCTCGACCGGCTGCGTCACCTGGGGCTGGCGATGCAAGCCGGCGATGGCGGCCGGGTGCCCCGCTACAAGCACGCCCTCAGCGTCAAGCTCTATCTCGAACCGGAAGAACTGGCGGTGCTCGCCGAGCTGATGCTGCGCGGTCCCCAGACCCTCGGCGAACTGCGTGCTCGCGCCGACCGCATGCATTCGCTCAAGAGCCTGGAAGAGGTGGAGATCATCCTCAAGCACCTCGCCGAACGCAAGGAGCCGCTGGTCATGCAGATGCCCCGCCAGCCGGGGCGCAAGGAGTGCCGTTATGCCCAGCTGTTTTCCGGGGTGCCGGAGATCAGCGACGAGCCGGCGGCGCCCGCGCCGGAAACGGCGACTTTGCGGGTGCGGGCGGAAAACGAGCGGCTGGCTGCGCTGGAAGCGGAAGTCGCGGCGTTGCGGGCCGAACTGGAAAGCATCAAGGGGCAAATCGAGGAATTCAGGGCTCAGTTCGAGTGA
- a CDS encoding 4Fe-4S binding protein, which translates to MEDAIRHALPDINSRRRLQWLLAPVMILTVALGWKYPLLGFIVPVAMAVGMIGGFFRGRYVCGNLCPRGSFIDRILARVGGERPIPALFRNLRFRWGVFALLMGFMAWRLSLDPTSWQHWGTVFWSMCALTTGIAVILGLLYHPRSWCAFCPVGTSANALGGHKQPLEIASSCRECGKCEKVCAMNLEIVRHKPTGVVAERDCLRCSECVAACPAAALKWPEAA; encoded by the coding sequence ATGGAAGACGCGATCCGTCACGCCCTCCCCGACATCAACAGCCGCCGGCGCCTGCAATGGCTGCTGGCCCCGGTCATGATCCTGACCGTCGCCCTCGGCTGGAAATATCCCCTGCTCGGCTTTATCGTTCCGGTGGCCATGGCCGTGGGGATGATCGGCGGCTTTTTTCGCGGGCGCTATGTCTGCGGCAATCTCTGCCCGCGCGGCAGCTTCATCGACCGTATTCTCGCCCGCGTCGGCGGCGAGCGGCCGATTCCCGCGCTCTTTCGCAACCTGCGTTTCCGCTGGGGGGTCTTCGCCCTGCTGATGGGCTTCATGGCCTGGCGCCTCAGCCTCGACCCGACCTCCTGGCAGCACTGGGGGACAGTCTTCTGGTCCATGTGCGCCCTGACCACCGGCATCGCCGTGATCCTCGGCCTTCTCTACCATCCCCGCAGCTGGTGCGCCTTCTGCCCGGTGGGAACTTCGGCCAACGCCCTGGGCGGACACAAGCAGCCCCTGGAGATTGCCTCGAGCTGCCGTGAGTGCGGCAAGTGCGAGAAGGTCTGCGCCATGAACCTGGAAATCGTGCGGCACAAGCCGACCGGCGTGGTCGCCGAGCGCGACTGTCTGCGCTGCTCCGAATGCGTCGCCGCCTGCCCCGCCGCCGCCCTCAAATGGCCCGAGGCGGCTTGA
- a CDS encoding MgtC/SapB family protein, translating to MFFATTLAGSTELAILVKLLLAALAGAILGIEREKHGRPAGLRTHLLVALGSCLMMVVSEAFFLKYGDLPGTGVVRLDPGRAAAQIITGIGFLGAGVIIKEGFTVRGLTTAACLWVAAGVGMAFGMGLFIAGTIATILSLLALIFLKQLEPLIQKDRYLHLSITANSEPDIYPTLERLFAERKLRISDIEADLDLTTQCIRYRFIITQHKERIGRELSQIIAEIDGVKKIHYQ from the coding sequence ATGTTTTTTGCCACCACCCTCGCCGGCAGCACCGAGCTGGCGATCCTGGTCAAACTGCTTCTCGCCGCCCTGGCCGGGGCCATTCTCGGCATCGAGCGGGAAAAGCACGGACGCCCCGCCGGTCTGCGTACCCATCTGCTGGTGGCCCTCGGTTCCTGCCTGATGATGGTCGTCTCCGAAGCCTTTTTTCTCAAGTACGGCGACCTCCCCGGCACCGGCGTAGTGCGCCTCGACCCGGGGCGGGCGGCGGCGCAGATCATCACCGGCATCGGCTTTCTCGGCGCCGGGGTCATTATCAAGGAAGGCTTCACGGTGCGCGGCCTGACCACCGCCGCCTGCCTGTGGGTGGCAGCCGGTGTCGGCATGGCTTTCGGCATGGGGCTCTTCATCGCCGGCACCATCGCCACCATTCTTTCGCTCTTGGCCCTGATCTTTCTGAAACAGCTCGAACCCCTCATCCAGAAGGACCGCTATCTGCACCTGAGCATCACCGCAAATTCCGAGCCGGATATCTACCCGACCCTGGAAAGGCTCTTCGCCGAGCGCAAGCTGCGCATTTCCGACATCGAAGCGGATCTTGATCTCACTACGCAGTGCATCCGCTACCGCTTCATCATCACCCAGCACAAGGAACGCATCGGCCGCGAACTGAGCCAGATCATCGCTGAAATCGACGGGGTAAAGAAGATCCATTACCAGTAA